Sequence from the Catenuloplanes indicus genome:
GCTGTTGCGCGGGCACCGGTGCGATGCACCTTGATCTTGAAGGTGGGCGTGGTGCGGGCCCGCGTTTCCCGCCTGCGGGAGGGCCGCGCTTGCTGTCGCCGAAGGCGGTGTTGCCCTCCGTCGTGCTTTTCAGAGGCGGAACGAGAGGTCGGCGGTCAGATCGGTGACGTCCATCTGGGCTTTCTGGAGGTGGCCGGAGTGGTCCCAGTTCATCGACTGCCAGCGGGTGAACTGGTCGAGGACCCAGCGGCCGGACTGGCGGCTGCCGTTGCCGGACTTGCCGTTGCCGCCGAACGGGAGGTGCGCCTCGGCGCCGGAGGTGGAGTTGTTGACGCTGACCATGCCGGCCGAGACGCGGCGGCGGAACGTGAAGACATCGGCCGGGTCGGTGGTGTAGATGGCGCTGCTCAGGCCGTATCCGGGCAGGTTGGCCAGGCGGATCGCGTCGTCGAGCGTGTCGTAGGGGAGGATGCCGACCAGCGGGCCGAACGTCTCGTGCAGGAAGATCGGGTCGGTTTCGGTGAGGCCGGCGACGATCGTGGGGTGGTAGTACAGGCCGGCCTCGGCGGAGCCGGTGAAACCCTTGCGGGGTGCGTCCGCGGTTATCCGGCCGGTCGCGGACGAGCCGGAGACCGTGTGGTGCGGCGCGATCCAGCCGAGATACTCGTCGAAGCGGGCGGCGAAACGCGCGTCGAGCAGCGGGCCGAGCAGCACGTCGCCGGCCGGGTCGCCGATCGGGGCGGCCTCGACCGCGGCGGTGAACCGGCGCAGGAACTCGTCGTGCACGCTCCGGTGCGCGATGACCGTGCCGAGCGACGTGCAGCGCTGCCCGGCGGTGCCGAAGCCGGCGAAGAGCGCGCCCTCGACGGCCAGGTCCAGGTCCGCGCTCGGCGTGACCACCATGGGATTCTTGCCGCCGAGTTCCAGGCACGGTGACTGCAGATGCCGGCCGCACAGCTCGCCGATCCGCCGCCCGACCTCGGTGGAGCCGGTGAAGCCGACCTTGTCGACCAGCCCGGCGTCGAGCGCGCGGGACAGCCCGGTGAACGTGTCGTCGCCGTCCGCGAAGACCAGCTGGAGCACGCCGTCCGGCAGCCCGGCCGCGACGAACAGCCGGTGGAGCGCGTGCGCGGACGCGGCGGCGTACTCGGCCGGCTTCCACACCACGGTGTTGCCGGTGAGCAGCGCGGGAACCAGGTACCAGGACGGCACCGCGACCGGGAAGTTGCCCGCGGTGATCACCGCGACCGTGCCGACCGGGTTGCGGAACGTGAACAGCTGCTTGTCCGGCATCTCGCTCGGCACCGTCTCGCCGTACAGGCGCCGGCCCTCGCCGAGGAAGAACTCGCAGGTGTCGACGATCTCCCGGACCTCACCGAGCGCTTCCGCGTACGGTTTGCCGATCTCCCGGGTGACCAGGCGGGCCAGCGTCTCCGCGTTCGCCTCGACCAGCCGCCCGGCCGCGCCCATCACCCGGCCACGGACCGGCGCGGGCACGTCGGCCCAGGCGGGCTGGCGCTCGTGGGCGGCGGCGCAGGCGGCGACGAACGTGTCCGCGTCGCCGAGCGCCACCTCCGCGACGACGTCATCGGTACGGGCGGGGTTGCGGGACAGATAGACGGTGCCCGCCGGGTGCGACGTGATCCTCATCGACGTACGATCCCACGGCCCACCGCGCCCGTCATCGAAGTTGATCAAAGGGCGTGTGCTCGACCAGGACCCGGCCGCCGCTGTACAGCGAGATCGCGCCCTCGATCTCCGCGCGCGAGGTCCGGTTCAGCCAGCCCGCGGTCACGATCGCCACGTGCGCGCCCGTCCTGGCGTGCACCCGGAGGAACTGCCGGTGCAGCATCGTGCCCGGCGCGGCGACCGCGCCCGGGTCGCGCAGTGTGAACAGGATCGCGGGAACCAGGCCGAGCTTGCCGAGCCGGGCGCTCTCCACCTGCCACCACGGGACGACCGTGTCGTATCGGTGCCAGGTCAGGGTGCGCGACCGGATGCCGGCGTCGGAGATCAGTACGGGGCGGCGGCTCTGGACCACCGAGGACGCGGCGAAGAAGAGGGACATGGCCGTGCCGGCCAGATTGACGAGGAGCGGCCCGGTCATCGCGATGCCGGCGAGGAAGAACGAGACGAAGGCTAGGTGACCGGCGGCGTAGAAGGGGAGAGTCGTCTGCACGCGGAACTCTTCGCGGGGCACGGCCGCGATCGTACGAACACCGGTCGAGGTGCACATCGGACGGGCGTCCGTGACGTCCGGGATGAGCGGCCACGAGACGGAGGTGCGAAGGACGAGTTCGTCGGCGCGCACGAGCGACAGCCTAGGCGCGGCCGTCAATCATCCCGATAGGACCAGCCGGACCAGGACGTGATGGTGAGCACGAGCGTCGGCCCGGTCGGTGGCGTCGCGGCGTACTGCGGGTACTTGGCGGTGAGCGCGTCCAGTGCGTCCGCCGGCGCCGTGTCCAGCACGGTGAGCGTGCCGTCCACCCGGACCCACCACAGCCGCGTCCAGTCGTCGTCGTACTCGTCGATCAGCAGGGACGCGACGCCGGTCTCCCGCGCGTTGGCCAGGCGGCGCAGCCGTACCGTCCGCTTGGGTTTGTGGTCGACCGCGCTGACGATCCGCTCGCCGGCCAGCGCGAAGCAGATCGGCACCAGGTGTGGCCGGCCGTCCGCGCCGACCGTGGCCAGTCGGCCCACGCGCGCCGCCGCCACCCGGGCGCGGAGATCCATCGCCTACCAGCCGGTGAAGCCGGCGGCCGCGAGCGTGCGGGTCAGTTCCGGCAGGTGCAGCGCGCTGATCAGGTGCATCGCCTCCGGGTGGCGCAGTTCCGCGGCCGCGGCCAGGTCGCGGGCGTCCGGCGCGGTCAGCCGGTCCACGTCCTCCGGCACCGGGGCGATCGCGGTCGCGGCGACGGCCAGATCGGCGTCGGTGAGCAGTGCGGCGGCCCAGCTGGCCAGCACCTCGTCGACCTGTGCGCGCCACGGCTCGCCGGGCGTCGGGTGCACGTCGGAGCCGGTCAGCCAGTCCAGCCGCCCGGCGCCGCCGGTGCCGGTGATCAGCAGCAGGCCGGCCTCCAGGTCGGTCGGGTAGCGCAGCCGGGCCGCGATCGCGACCGCCGCCCGGACCTGCTCCTCGGCGAGCCGGAAGGACAGGAAACCGGGCCGCGGCGGGTACGCCGAGAGCAGCCAGCGCGTCGTCGCATGGATCACCGGGGAGAGGTCGGTGAAGGGTGCCGACCCGGTTGACTCGATCGGCTCGGTGGTCATGAGAACCTCGCAAAGGCGTTGCTGCGCTTGGAGACTCGCCGTGCGACGATGCGAGCGAGCAGGCCTCATGGTAGGTGAGCAGGGCCCGTCCGCCAGCCCCGTCCTCGGGTGAACCCGAAAAAATTACCCGTTCGCGGGGTGATCAATCGGACTTGTGGACATCGATGCACCCATGAGCGACGCTCGGTTTCCGATCATCCGGCTGCTAACCTACGGAAACGTAGGTTACGGATCCGTAGGAGTGCGCGTGGCAGACGATCGGCCCTGGCTGGCGGCCTACCCCGAGGGAGTCCCGGCGGACATCACGGTCCCGGAGACGCCGCTGACCGCGAACCTGGACGCCGCCGTGGCGCGCTTCCCGGACCGCGTCGCGCTCGACTTCCTCGGCGCCGCCACCACGTACCGGCAGCTCGGCGACCAGGTGGCCCGCGCCGCCGGCGCGCTGTACGAGCTGGGCGTGCGGGCCGGTGACCGGGTCGCGCTGGTGCTGCCGAACTGCCCGCAGCACGTGGTCGCGTTCTACGCGGTGCTCCGGCTCGGTGCGATCGTGGTCGAGCACAACCCGCTCTACACCAGGGACGAGCTGGCGCACCAGCTCGCCGACCACGGTGCCCGCGTCGCGATCGTCTGGCAGAAGGTGGCGTCGCTGGTCGACGCGACCCGGGATCGCACCGGCGTCGAGACGATCGTCGCGGTGGACCTGCCGGCCGCGCTCCCGCTGGTCAAGCGCCTCGCGCTGCGGCTGCCGATCGCCCGCGCGCGGAAGACCCGCGCTGACATGACCGGCCCGGCCCCGGCGTCCGCGCGCAGCTGGGAGAAGCTGGTCGCGCAGGCGGCGCCGATCGCGGACGCGGTGCCCGGCCCCGGCGTCGACGACACCGCGGTGCTGCAGTACACCGGCGGCACCACCGGCACGCCCAAGGGCGCGATCCTCAGCCACCGCAACCTGGCCGCGAACGCGCAGCAGAACCTCGCCTGGGTGCAGGGCCTGCGGTACGGCGACGAGGTGTTCTACGCGGTGCTGCCGATGTTCCACGTGTACGGCCTGACGCTCTGCCTGACCACGTCGATCACGATCGGTGCGACCACCGTGCTGCTGCCCCGGTTCGACCCGGGCATGGTGCTGGACGCGGCCAAGCGACGTCCGCCCACGTTCTTCCCGGGTGTGCCGCCGATGTACGACCGGCTCGGCGCGGAGGCGCGCAAGCGCGGCGTCGACCTCTCCTCGGTGCGGTACGCGATCTCCGGCGCCATGACGCTGCCGCCGGACACGGTCGACCGCTGGGAGAAGATCACCGGTGGCCTGCTGATCGAGGGCTACGGCATGACCGAGACGTCGCCGATCACGGTCGGCAACCCGATGTCGAAGGGGCGCCGGCCCGGCTCGATCGGCGTGCCGTTCCCGTCCACCCGGGTCCGCCTCGCCGACCGCGAGGACCCGTCCGTGGACGTGCCGCCGGGCGAGCCCGGCGAGCTGCTCATCCAGGGCCCGCAGGTGTTCTCCGGGTACTGGAACCTGCCGGAGGAGACCGCGCGGGTGCTGCTGCCCGGCGGCTGGATCCGCACCGGCGACGTGGCCGTGATGAGCGAGGACGGCTACCTGACGATCGTCGACCGGATCAAGGAACTGATCATCACCGGCGGCTTCAACGTCTATCCCTCCGAGGTGGAGGAGGTGCTGCGCCAGCACGCGGACGTGGCGGACGCGGCCGTGGTGGGCGTGCCCGGCAAGGACGGCGGCGAGCAGGTCGTGGCCGTGGTGGTGCCGGCCGAGGGCACGCACCCGGACCCGGAGACGCTGCGGGCCTGGGCCCGTGAGCGGCTGGCCGGTTACAAGGCACCGCGCCGCATCGTGATCGCCACGGAGCTGCCGCGCAGCATGATCGGCAAGGTGCTGCGCCGCCAGGTCCGGGAGAAGCTGCTCGCCGACGGCTCCTGACCCGCGGCGCGGGTTTTCCGGCCGGACGGCCGGGTAGTTCCGTTGCCATGAGCGTTTCCGGAACCGCGGTCGGTGCGCCCCGCACCGAGAGCGGCAGGGCGGCACGGCGCCGGCCGCCCCGGGCCACCGCGTGCGACACGGTCCGCGTGCTGACCCGGGTGCTCGCCCCCGGCGTCGCCCGGGGCGTGGTCACGCCGCGCCCGTGGGCCGGCCGGTTCGCGCTGGACCGGTTCGCGGATTCCGAGATCAACCGCCTGCGTGACCGATACGGGCTCGGCCCGCTGCGCCTCACCGTGCCGGGCCGCTCGGTCGCGCTGATCCTGGACGAGGGCCACGCCCGGCGTGTGCTCTCCGGGGAATTCCCGCCGGTGGGACGGGAGCGGCGCAGCGCGCTGGCGCACTACACGTTCGGTCCGCTGCCGGAGACGATGCCACCGGCGGAACCGCCGGGCGACGTCGACCGGATCGTCCGCGAGGAGATCCGGCCGCTGGCAGCGGACGGCACGATCGGCTGGGACGAGGTGCGGCCCGCGCTGCGCCGCGCGGTCCGCCGGATCGTGCTCGGTGCCGGTGCTCGCGACGACGACCTGGTCACCGGCCTGCTCGACCGGCTTCGCACGGACGCGAACTGGGGTTACCTGCGCCGCCGCCGCGACCCGGTGCGCTGGCGTTTCCTGGCCCGGATCCGTGCGCACCTGCGCCGCGCCGGCCGGGACGATCTCGCCGAGCGGGCTCCGCACCTGCTCGCCGAGCTGGAGGACGCGGGCGCGGTGGCGTACCGGACGCTCGGCCTGCTGGCCGCGCACCCGGACGCGCTGGCCGCGGCGCGCACGGACGTCACGTACCTGCAGGCCTGCGTGCGGGAGGCGCGGCGGCTGTGGCCGGACGAGCCCGCGGTGCTGCGCGACACCCGCCGCAAGACGCGCTGGGACGGCGCGGAACTGCCGGCCGGGACCACGCTGATCGTCCCCACGGTCTGGCTGCACCGGCCGGCCCGGTTCGCGCCGGTCGCGTCCACGCTCCCGCCCGATCCGGCGCTCCGGACCGCGACCTCGATGATCAAGAGCCTGATCGACGGGTACGACGTGCGCCTCTCCGGGGCCGGCGACCTGAGCCCGATGCCACGCACGCTCCACCCGTCCGAGCTGCGCTTCTCGTTCCGGCGTTCACAGCTTTGAGCACTACTGTCGGCCGGATGGACCGGCGGCGGCGATACCTCGCGATCTGGCTCGTGCTGCTGACCGTGGCGCAGGCCGCCGCGCTGCTCGCGGTCTACCGGGTCTTCGTGCAGACCCGGACCGGCCAGGCCGTGGACACCATCGCGCTGACCGCGAACTGGATCGGCTACGAGGAGCTGTACCGCCCGGTGACGCTGGTGCTGAACACGATGTCCGTGGTGTCGCTCGCGCTGGTGACCGCGCTGGTCTTCTTCATCGCGGTGTACCGGCGGCGCTTCCGGCTCGCGGTCGTCGCGATCGTGGTGATCGCCGGCGCGAACGTCACCACCCAGCTGCTCAAACACCAGGGGCTGCGACCGGAGTACGGCATCGACCCGTGGCGGGAGGGCAACACGCTGCCCAGCGGCCACACCACGATCGCGGCCTCGGTGGCGATCGCCTTCATCCTGGTCCTGCCGCGCGCGATCAGCGCGGCAGGGACGCTGGCGCTGGCCGGGTGGGCCGCTTTCGCGGGCGTGGCCACGCTCGCGGCGGGCTGGCACCGGCCGAGCGACGCGGTGGCGGCGTTCCTGGTCGCGGGTGCCTGGGCGTCCGCGACCAGCCTGCTCCTCGTACCGTCGCCGCTCGCCCTTGATCCTGCTTCGGACCGGGGCGGTCCGCGCGGTGCCGGCCCCGGGTGGGCCGCGGGTACGCTGCTGGGTGGCGGCGTGGCCGCGCTGGTGCTGGCCGGGCTGCTGCTGTGGCTGACGTCCGACGTGATCAACTGGTCGATCGAGGAGCTGAGCCGGACCCGGCTGCTGGCCGCCTACGCGGGCGGCGCGGCCGGCATCGCCGGCACCGCGGGCGTGGTGCTCGGCCTGATCGCCGCGACCGTGCCACACCTGGTGCCACCACGCACCGTCACCCCACCTCCGTGAGGATCGGCGGCCCGGCCGGGGATCTCTTGCGGGAGAGCCGGTGTTCCGGCCGGCACGGGCCGCCGAGGCGCGATCCTACGGTCCGCGCCGTTCAACGTTGAGCCTGGGGTCGGTGGTCAGCGGCGGACCGCGCGCAGCGCCGCGGTGGCGAGCGCCGCCTCGACCGTCTCCAGCAGGTGGCGTGACTGGAACGGCTTCGGCACCAGGTAGTCGTGCGGGCTCGGCGGATCGTTCAGCTCCTCCGCCCGGAGCGAGCCGCTGGCCAGCACGATCGGCAGGTCCGCGGTCTCCGGGGTGAGCCGGAGCGTATTGCGCACCTCCAGGCCGGTCATGTGCGGCATCTGGTTGTCGATGATCAGCACGTCCGGCCGATCCGCACGGACCCGGGCCAGCGCCGCGGCGCCGTCCTCCTCGACCGTCACGACGTGACCGGCGCGGCGCAGCACGGCCGCCACGATGGCGCGTAAGTCCGGATCGTCGTCGGCAGCGATGATGGTCGCCATACGTCCTCCCAGTACCGTAGCAGCCGGTGTGCTCCAACTGCTTTCAAGCACTAAAACACCATATGTCGGTTTTTTCGTCTGAATTGGTGTCAGGAAGCCGACAGTGGTGGTTTGCCGGGATCAGCCCCTGCGCGGCTGCGCCCGTCTCGTCGGCGGCGCGGTGGTCGGGTCCGCCGGCCACGGATGCCGCGGATAACGCCCCCGCATCTCGGCTCTCACCTGCGGATACCCGTTCTCCCAGAAGGACGGCAGATCCGCGGTCACCGCCACCGGACGCCCGGCCGGCGACAGCAGGTGCAGCACCACCGCGACCCGCCCGTCCCCGACCATCGGCGCCCGAGCCCACCCGAACGCCTCCTGCACCTTCACCGCCAGCACCGGCGCACCCGGATCCGTGTAGTCCAGCCGCACCCGCGACCCGCTCGGCACCGTCACCCGCTCCGGCGCCACCTCGTCCAGCCGGGCCGCCTCCCGCCACGGCAGCAGCCGCCGCAGCGCCGTACCCAGGTCCGCGCTCCGCAGATCCCGCAGCCGCCGGGCCCGGGCCAGCTCCGGACCCAGCCACTCGTCCAGCCGCTCCAGCAGCGCGGCGTCGCTCACGTCCGGCCAGGGCTCGCCCAGCGCGGCCCGGCAGAACGCCAGCCGCCGGCGCAGCGCCGTCGCCTCCGGCCGCCAGTCCAGCACCGCGCTCAGACCGCGTTCCGCGAGCGCGTCCCGCAGCGCGGCCGTGACCAGCGCCCGGTCCGGCTGCGCGAGCGGACGCTCCCGCAGCACCAGCGCACCGAGCCGCTCCACGTACCGCGCCCGCAGCTCGTCACCGTCCCAGACCACCTCATCGGCCGCGCTGAGCAGCGGCGCACCCGCCTCGCGCGCGGTCGCCTCATCGATCACCGCGGCCAGACGAACCCGCGCGCTGGCCCGCCCGGCCGCCCGATCGGCACCCGCGATCGCCAGCCACGGGCTGCCGGCCAGCGCCGACCGGTCCGCCAGCTCGGCCGCGGTCCCACCGGCCATCAGATACCCGCCGCTCCCGGCCGCCCGTGCCCGCGCCAGCCACTCCGGATACGCCAGCCCGGCCACCAGCCCCGCCGCCAGGTCATCAGGCAACCGCCCGCCGCCTCGCCGCGCGCCACCCGGCACATCGGCCGGTCCGGTGGCGGCAGGCGGCAGGACGCCGTCGTCCGGGGAGGCGGCGGCGCGGAGACGGCGAGACTCGGCACGCCAGCGGGCGGAGGCGGCCGGGTCGGCGCCGGTGCGCAGCGCGCGCCAGGCCGCGGCCAGGTCGTCGCGGCGACCGGTGAGCGTGTCGTCCGAGAGCAGCGCGACCACCTCGGCCGCGCGGTCCGCGCCGGCCGCCGGGGTGCCGTCGAGCAGGGCACGGGCCAGCCGCGGGTGGGCACCCACCCGGGACATCGCCCGGCCGCGCGGCGTGACCCGGCCGTTCGCGTCGACCGCGCCGAGCGCCCGCAGCGTGGTCGTGGCGACCTCCAGCGCGGCCGCCGGAGGCGGGTCGGGAAGCGCGAGCCCGCTGCCGTCCGGTGCGCCCCAGACCGCCAGCTCCAGCGCGAACGCGGTCAGATCCGCCGCCGCGACCTCCGGCTCCGGGAACGCGGGCAACCGCTCGTGCTCCGCCTCCGCCCAGCACCGGTAGACCCGCCCCGGCGCCTCCCGCCCGGCCCGGCCGGCCCGCTGGGTGGCCGCGGCACGCGACACCCGCACGGTGGCGAGCGACCCCAGCCCCCGAGAAAGATCCATCCGGGGTACGCGACTGAGCCCCGCATCCACCACCACGCGCACGCCCGGCACGGTCAGGCTGCTCTCCGCGACCGCACTGGCCAGCACCACCCGGCGCCGCGCACCCGGCCGCAGCGCCGCGTCCTGCGCACCCGAGTCCTGCCGCCCGTGCAGCGTGACCAGGTCGACGTCGCCGCGCAGCCCGGACAGCCGACCCGCCACCGCGCCGATCTCCCCGTCACCCGGCAGGAACACCAGCAGGTCCCCGTCACTCTCCGCCACCGCTCGCCGCACCACGGCCGCCACATGATCGAGGAACCGCGGCTCCACCCGCATCCCGTGCGGCGGCGGAATCGGCCGCTCCGGCGGCGCCCACACGACCTCCACCGGGAACACCGCCGCGGTCGCGGTGACCACCGGCACCCCACCGGCCACCACCGGCCCCCCGCCCAC
This genomic interval carries:
- a CDS encoding long-chain-fatty-acid--CoA ligase, with protein sequence MRVADDRPWLAAYPEGVPADITVPETPLTANLDAAVARFPDRVALDFLGAATTYRQLGDQVARAAGALYELGVRAGDRVALVLPNCPQHVVAFYAVLRLGAIVVEHNPLYTRDELAHQLADHGARVAIVWQKVASLVDATRDRTGVETIVAVDLPAALPLVKRLALRLPIARARKTRADMTGPAPASARSWEKLVAQAAPIADAVPGPGVDDTAVLQYTGGTTGTPKGAILSHRNLAANAQQNLAWVQGLRYGDEVFYAVLPMFHVYGLTLCLTTSITIGATTVLLPRFDPGMVLDAAKRRPPTFFPGVPPMYDRLGAEARKRGVDLSSVRYAISGAMTLPPDTVDRWEKITGGLLIEGYGMTETSPITVGNPMSKGRRPGSIGVPFPSTRVRLADREDPSVDVPPGEPGELLIQGPQVFSGYWNLPEETARVLLPGGWIRTGDVAVMSEDGYLTIVDRIKELIITGGFNVYPSEVEEVLRQHADVADAAVVGVPGKDGGEQVVAVVVPAEGTHPDPETLRAWARERLAGYKAPRRIVIATELPRSMIGKVLRRQVREKLLADGS
- the hrpB gene encoding ATP-dependent helicase HrpB, producing MTGWQNTGLPVEAVLPSLIPALREHGAAVLVAPPGTGKTTVVPLALAAALNGAAAGSGTDASSSSAAGSGTDTGSGPVTGAAGTGGAAGTGGGFPVRAGRVVVAEPRRVAARAAARRMAALLGEPVGETVGFTVRGERKVGPRTRVEVVTTGVLVARLQRDPELPGIAALILDECHERHLDSDLALAFAADVRANLRPDLLVLATSATAEAHRIARCLADPEAGATPDTDPRTVAGAANGVGGGPVVAGGVPVVTATAAVFPVEVVWAPPERPIPPPHGMRVEPRFLDHVAAVVRRAVAESDGDLLVFLPGDGEIGAVAGRLSGLRGDVDLVTLHGRQDSGAQDAALRPGARRRVVLASAVAESSLTVPGVRVVVDAGLSRVPRMDLSRGLGSLATVRVSRAAATQRAGRAGREAPGRVYRCWAEAEHERLPAFPEPEVAAADLTAFALELAVWGAPDGSGLALPDPPPAAALEVATTTLRALGAVDANGRVTPRGRAMSRVGAHPRLARALLDGTPAAGADRAAEVVALLSDDTLTGRRDDLAAAWRALRTGADPAASARWRAESRRLRAAASPDDGVLPPAATGPADVPGGARRGGGRLPDDLAAGLVAGLAYPEWLARARAAGSGGYLMAGGTAAELADRSALAGSPWLAIAGADRAAGRASARVRLAAVIDEATAREAGAPLLSAADEVVWDGDELRARYVERLGALVLRERPLAQPDRALVTAALRDALAERGLSAVLDWRPEATALRRRLAFCRAALGEPWPDVSDAALLERLDEWLGPELARARRLRDLRSADLGTALRRLLPWREAARLDEVAPERVTVPSGSRVRLDYTDPGAPVLAVKVQEAFGWARAPMVGDGRVAVVLHLLSPAGRPVAVTADLPSFWENGYPQVRAEMRGRYPRHPWPADPTTAPPTRRAQPRRG
- a CDS encoding TIGR03668 family PPOX class F420-dependent oxidoreductase; protein product: MDLRARVAAARVGRLATVGADGRPHLVPICFALAGERIVSAVDHKPKRTVRLRRLANARETGVASLLIDEYDDDWTRLWWVRVDGTLTVLDTAPADALDALTAKYPQYAATPPTGPTLVLTITSWSGWSYRDD
- a CDS encoding aldehyde dehydrogenase family protein — encoded protein: MRITSHPAGTVYLSRNPARTDDVVAEVALGDADTFVAACAAAHERQPAWADVPAPVRGRVMGAAGRLVEANAETLARLVTREIGKPYAEALGEVREIVDTCEFFLGEGRRLYGETVPSEMPDKQLFTFRNPVGTVAVITAGNFPVAVPSWYLVPALLTGNTVVWKPAEYAAASAHALHRLFVAAGLPDGVLQLVFADGDDTFTGLSRALDAGLVDKVGFTGSTEVGRRIGELCGRHLQSPCLELGGKNPMVVTPSADLDLAVEGALFAGFGTAGQRCTSLGTVIAHRSVHDEFLRRFTAAVEAAPIGDPAGDVLLGPLLDARFAARFDEYLGWIAPHHTVSGSSATGRITADAPRKGFTGSAEAGLYYHPTIVAGLTETDPIFLHETFGPLVGILPYDTLDDAIRLANLPGYGLSSAIYTTDPADVFTFRRRVSAGMVSVNNSTSGAEAHLPFGGNGKSGNGSRQSGRWVLDQFTRWQSMNWDHSGHLQKAQMDVTDLTADLSFRL
- a CDS encoding response regulator, which encodes MATIIAADDDPDLRAIVAAVLRRAGHVVTVEEDGAAALARVRADRPDVLIIDNQMPHMTGLEVRNTLRLTPETADLPIVLASGSLRAEELNDPPSPHDYLVPKPFQSRHLLETVEAALATAALRAVRR
- a CDS encoding phosphatase PAP2 family protein, with the translated sequence MDRRRRYLAIWLVLLTVAQAAALLAVYRVFVQTRTGQAVDTIALTANWIGYEELYRPVTLVLNTMSVVSLALVTALVFFIAVYRRRFRLAVVAIVVIAGANVTTQLLKHQGLRPEYGIDPWREGNTLPSGHTTIAASVAIAFILVLPRAISAAGTLALAGWAAFAGVATLAAGWHRPSDAVAAFLVAGAWASATSLLLVPSPLALDPASDRGGPRGAGPGWAAGTLLGGGVAALVLAGLLLWLTSDVINWSIEELSRTRLLAAYAGGAAGIAGTAGVVLGLIAATVPHLVPPRTVTPPP